The following are from one region of the Desulfovibrio sp. JC010 genome:
- a CDS encoding ParB N-terminal domain-containing protein, producing the protein MSNPNVCSLSPAEIDCSGPWLLHPLSPAEKLIPSLKQHGQLVPVLAVEESGKNLLIAGRARVAAAAKLGMDVLVRYIDAADDTSKAVLHLEENGARLVDENVKLATMRFFAARLDGADLPKTVAPLLGMKPKSRDMKFWLDWMELEPEYDELLGLGHIPLAAVGVLSKLDETDRASLVRFFEKLSWSRSNAVNFLTWLYETSRRENKSVTELISTPVFAAAGESESPKDAVSRFCKAAKELRYPQLSELEKTHNKIVSEICAGTKWRVEPVGSFETGEVMIQTRFKSREMMEKAMDDLESIAKFSGWEELFELGRDK; encoded by the coding sequence TTGAGTAATCCCAATGTTTGCAGCCTTTCCCCGGCTGAAATCGACTGTTCCGGTCCATGGCTCCTGCATCCCCTTTCCCCGGCAGAAAAACTTATCCCCTCGCTGAAACAGCACGGACAGCTTGTTCCGGTGCTGGCGGTGGAAGAATCCGGTAAAAATCTGCTTATTGCAGGCAGGGCAAGGGTTGCCGCTGCTGCAAAGCTCGGAATGGATGTTTTGGTCCGTTATATAGATGCAGCTGATGATACTTCAAAGGCGGTGTTACATCTGGAAGAAAATGGCGCGCGTTTGGTGGACGAAAATGTGAAGTTGGCGACAATGCGTTTTTTCGCTGCCCGTCTGGACGGAGCCGACCTGCCCAAAACCGTGGCTCCGCTGCTCGGCATGAAGCCCAAATCGCGGGATATGAAATTCTGGCTGGATTGGATGGAACTGGAACCGGAATACGATGAATTGCTGGGGCTCGGTCACATCCCCTTGGCGGCAGTCGGTGTGCTTTCCAAACTTGATGAAACTGACCGTGCTTCACTGGTCCGGTTCTTTGAAAAATTGAGTTGGTCCCGCTCCAATGCGGTAAATTTCCTCACCTGGCTTTACGAGACTTCCCGCCGTGAGAACAAGTCTGTCACTGAACTTATTTCCACCCCTGTATTTGCAGCAGCAGGTGAGAGTGAATCGCCCAAGGATGCAGTTTCCCGGTTTTGCAAGGCAGCAAAAGAATTGCGCTATCCGCAACTGAGCGAGCTTGAAAAGACCCACAACAAGATCGTTTCTGAAATTTGTGCCGGGACCAAGTGGCGGGTTGAGCCTGTGGGTAGTTTCGAGACCGGGGAAGTCATGATCCAGACCCGTTTTAAGAGTCGTGAGATGATGGAAAAAGCCATGGACGATCTGGAATCAATCGCCAAATTCAGCGGCTGGGAAGAGTTGTTTGAATTGGGTCGAGACAAATAA